One Callospermophilus lateralis isolate mCalLat2 chromosome 6, mCalLat2.hap1, whole genome shotgun sequence genomic region harbors:
- the Gpx5 gene encoding epididymal secretory glutathione peroxidase, producing MMAQLRASCLFLFLLIDFMPTDAKQDKMKMDCYKDVKGTIYNYEAFTLNGMERIQFKQYEGKYILFVNVATYCGLTAQYPELNELQEELKPFGFVVLGFPCNQFGKQEPGDNTEILPGLKYVRPGGGYIPNFQLFEKGDVNGEKEQKVFTFLKHSCPHPSEMLGSLKYISWEPIKVHDIRWNFEKFLVGPDGVPVMRWFHRATISRVKSDILVYLKQFNTK from the exons ATGATGGCACAGTTAAGAGCCTCCtgtcttttcctctttcttcttatTGACTTCATGCCAACAGATGCCAAGCAAGATAAGATGAAG ATGGATTGCTACAAAGATGTAAAAGGCACCATATATAACTATGAGGCCTTCACTCTTAATGGGATGGAACGCATTCAATTCAAGCAGTATGAGGGCAAGTACATCCTCTTTGTCAACGTAGCCACCTATTGTGGCCTGACAGCTCAATATCCTG AACTGAATGAACTTCAGGAGGAGCTAAAGCCCTTTGGCTTTGTTGTGTTGGGCTTTCCCTGCAACCAGTTTGGAAAGCAAGAaccaggagacaacacagagattcTTCCTGGACTCAA GTATGTTCGTCCAGGGGGAGGATATATACCTAATTTCCAGCTTTTTGAGAAAGGAGATGTGAATGGTGAAAAAGAACAGAAAGTCTTCACCTTCTTGAAG CATTCCTGTCCTCATCCATCTGAGATGTTGGGCTCATTAAAATATATCTCCTGGGAACCCATAAAAGTTCATGACATCCGTTGGAACTTTGAAAAATTTTTGGTGGGGCCTGATGGAGTCCCTGTCATGCGATGGTTTCACCGTGCTACAATCAGTAGAGTCAAGTCAGACATCCTGGTGTACCTGAAGCAATTCAACACTAAATAG